In the genome of Croceimicrobium hydrocarbonivorans, one region contains:
- a CDS encoding energy transducer TonB translates to MHDKKNWKKNLENFRTIFFMVGLALSLMAATEIIQWTTEYQVPEPKEPIEESTFVIPNLPPITIPEKPEIPEPKKEPEPEPIKLDANKFKKVDNDFKEPTRPTLNLGDLNDTIEPEFMGPPDVPEPIEAYFVENMARPKDCEALQGKKEQMDCFSNFVKFYLADEVNFPRSNAFFATTETVYIQFVIDEFGMVKEVEAIRGENPDFREEAVRAISELPELVPAKQMGRPVPVKVVVPVRFRLD, encoded by the coding sequence ATGCACGACAAGAAAAACTGGAAGAAGAATCTCGAAAATTTCCGCACTATCTTTTTTATGGTGGGATTGGCTTTAAGCCTGATGGCGGCTACCGAAATTATCCAATGGACCACTGAGTACCAGGTACCCGAACCCAAGGAACCCATTGAGGAATCCACATTCGTGATTCCCAATTTACCGCCAATCACCATCCCGGAAAAACCCGAAATTCCTGAACCGAAGAAGGAGCCAGAACCCGAACCCATAAAATTGGACGCGAATAAGTTTAAAAAGGTGGATAATGACTTCAAAGAGCCTACTCGCCCCACTCTGAATTTGGGTGATTTAAATGATACTATTGAACCGGAATTTATGGGACCCCCTGATGTTCCTGAGCCTATTGAAGCCTATTTTGTGGAGAACATGGCCCGCCCAAAAGACTGTGAAGCCTTGCAAGGCAAGAAAGAGCAAATGGATTGCTTCAGTAATTTTGTGAAGTTCTACCTAGCAGATGAAGTGAATTTCCCTCGTTCCAATGCATTCTTTGCCACTACGGAAACCGTTTATATACAATTTGTGATTGATGAGTTTGGTATGGTGAAAGAAGTGGAAGCCATTCGGGGCGAAAACCCTGACTTTAGAGAAGAGGCGGTTCGAGCTATTTCCGAATTGCCTGAGTTGGTGCCAGCTAAGCAAATGGGACGTCCGGTTCCAGTTAAGGTGGTAGTTCCGGTTCGATTTCGTTTAGATTAA
- the cysQ gene encoding 3'(2'),5'-bisphosphate nucleotidase CysQ — MDRIETKVLAFDAVLAAIEAGKEILDVYENTFEVEYKDDKSPLTIADKKSHQRIMQMLKETGIPVLSEEGRELSFAERKDWQVLWVVDPLDGTKEFIKQNGEFTVNIALVEKGVPIMGVIYVPVDETLYFGGAELGAWRVDQAAHVKDTDNIEDWMAKGVKLPESQDRPYTMVGSRSHMSDETAAFFDEVRKEHPDSEVISRGSSLKICMVAEGSADVYPRFAPTMEWDTAAGHALAKGAGFEIYQAKNDSEPLQYNKEDLLNPWFIVKKPD; from the coding sequence ATGGACCGTATCGAAACCAAAGTTTTAGCCTTTGATGCAGTATTAGCTGCTATCGAAGCTGGAAAAGAAATATTGGATGTTTACGAGAATACCTTCGAGGTAGAATATAAAGACGATAAATCTCCGCTTACCATTGCTGATAAGAAGTCCCATCAGCGCATTATGCAAATGCTAAAGGAAACCGGTATTCCGGTACTTAGTGAAGAAGGACGAGAATTATCCTTCGCCGAGCGTAAAGATTGGCAAGTATTATGGGTGGTAGACCCCTTAGATGGTACCAAAGAGTTCATCAAGCAGAATGGAGAGTTTACCGTAAATATTGCCTTGGTGGAAAAAGGAGTGCCTATTATGGGCGTAATCTACGTTCCGGTAGATGAGACCTTATACTTTGGTGGAGCCGAATTAGGCGCCTGGCGTGTGGATCAAGCAGCTCATGTTAAGGATACTGATAATATCGAGGATTGGATGGCGAAAGGGGTGAAGCTACCGGAGTCTCAAGACCGTCCTTATACGATGGTGGGTAGTCGTTCGCATATGAGCGATGAAACAGCAGCCTTCTTTGATGAAGTGCGCAAAGAGCATCCGGACTCCGAAGTGATTAGCCGAGGCAGTAGTCTTAAGATTTGTATGGTAGCTGAGGGTTCCGCGGATGTATATCCACGTTTTGCACCTACTATGGAATGGGATACCGCAGCCGGTCATGCTCTAGCTAAAGGAGCCGGATTTGAAATTTACCAAGCCAAGAATGATAGTGAGCCACTGCAGTATAACAAGGAGGATTTATTGAACCCTTGGTTTATTGTGAAAAAGCCTGATTAG
- a CDS encoding energy transducer TonB translates to MQVKKTEKADLENYRGLFVQFGLVLSLLLCIVLIEWKTYDTSVADLGELDVEIDDEIIPITNREVAPPPPPPPPPPEVIEVVEDDVELEEELEIQTTETDMMEEVEVIEFEEEESDEILNFAVVESVPIYPGCEDAKDNAERKTCFQQNVMQFVLREFEFPEMARQMGIGGRIYVDFVIEKDGSISNVQVVRGVDKLLDDEAVRVVKKLPKLTPAKQRGKPVRMNFTLPINAKLQ, encoded by the coding sequence ATGCAAGTGAAAAAAACTGAAAAAGCCGACTTAGAGAACTATCGCGGTCTCTTTGTGCAGTTCGGACTGGTATTGTCCCTGCTCTTGTGCATTGTTCTTATTGAGTGGAAGACTTATGACACATCGGTAGCTGACTTAGGTGAGTTAGATGTAGAAATTGATGATGAGATTATTCCCATCACCAACCGTGAAGTAGCCCCACCACCCCCACCACCCCCACCCCCACCAGAGGTGATCGAAGTTGTGGAAGATGATGTGGAACTCGAAGAAGAGTTAGAAATTCAGACTACTGAAACCGATATGATGGAAGAGGTTGAGGTGATTGAATTCGAAGAAGAAGAATCAGACGAGATCTTAAATTTTGCCGTAGTAGAGTCGGTGCCTATCTATCCCGGATGTGAGGATGCCAAGGATAACGCAGAGCGTAAAACCTGCTTCCAGCAAAATGTGATGCAATTTGTGCTTCGCGAATTTGAATTTCCGGAAATGGCCCGTCAAATGGGTATTGGTGGTCGTATCTATGTAGACTTTGTAATTGAGAAAGACGGAAGTATTTCCAATGTACAAGTAGTGCGTGGAGTGGATAAATTGCTAGATGATGAAGCAGTACGGGTAGTGAAGAAATTACCTAAGCTTACTCCCGCCAAACAACGTGGAAAACCCGTTCGTATGAACTTTACTTTGCCAATTAACGCAAAGCTTCAATAA
- the sov gene encoding T9SS outer membrane translocon Sov/SprA, protein MSLPKKYLSLLGLSVLFIIYSFTYRRNVAADILYIENGWDEEWNRRLALADTNDPDSILPYPFGGNESGGVYGNQPGNFKEEVEYDKESGNYFVYRRYGRFSSAPPVVMTPSEYRAYVAKQQAQDYWNSRSKSQEAQEAEGRDPASSIIPQITIDNENFARIFGSNTIDIRPQGFAELTFGGRFQKIDNPIIPERNRNVFTFNFDQRIQMNVNGSIGEKLKLNVNYDTEATFAFENQVKVEFTGLEDDIIKKIELGNVNLPLNSSLITGAQSLFGVKGQFQFGKLMLTGVFSEQRSQTSSINIQGGATTTEFEIWGDQYEANRHYFLAHYFRDNYESFLQNSPLITSPVQITKVEVWVTNNRQNTQDTRNIVAMLDLGEREFRAYRDQSRPGPVIFPGQNGSQFPDNLSNRLDPSTLSQDYPGVRDISQVNAALTGAGFNEATEFVELANARKLNPNEFYFHPQLGYITLNSALNQDEVLAVAFQYTAGGRTYQVGEFSTDGVTPPNNLVVKMLKSFILDVRAPNWDLMMKNVYSLSAFQVGSEDFRLQVLYQNDETGTPVPFLPESSLRSDLLLRVMELDRLNQNNDDQADGFFDFIPNVTIYPQNGRIFFPVLEPFGSNLERKLANDEEKDKYVFQELYDSTRFVAQNETRLNKYLIRGQFKSSSSSEIQLNAFNIPPGSVSVTAGGTRLVEGQDYRVDYNLGRVTILNEGILNSGVPIKVDFENNALFNFQTKTFMGLNAEYRFNENFNLGGTVVHLNERPLTQKVNIGDEPISNTIIGLNGNYSKDAPYLTRMVDAIPFIDTKESSNLLVSAEVAQMIPGSPRGIKINGEQTTFLDDFESSQTTIDIRNPSAWKLASTPAGQPDVFPEATVNSIAYGFNRARIAWYTIDPLFHNDEARTPDNIRNDKDLQSTNDVREVLVDEVFPNLELDNSQPRNIATLDLAYYPRERGPYNYDVEPTAYSAGLNADGTLREPESRWGGIMRDVSVTNFEEQNIEFIQFWMMNPFVGVDNPPTGGDLYFNLGSVSEDILRDGVQAIENSIPVNGDLSKLDSTRWGYATNVRPPVVAFDADPTARDIQDVGYDLLNDEQERVWANDTDYANYIQRVISAFGDASPAYARANADPASDNFQYYRGSTLDDAQANILERYKAFNNPEGNSNPTPVGGVSAFATNLPDIEDINRDQTLSKAETYYQYKVSIRPRDLREVGQNYITDMDTVMSPEQPNGQRYTTHWIQFKIPIYDPEKTVGPINDFRSIRFIRTFMKNFGSDVVLRFARMELVRGEWRRYQFALDGTRDRLTNDDQNNTIFEVNAVNIEQNGSRLPVPYVLPPGIDRQVLFGTTSANQQNEQALSLRIVNLEDGDARAVFRNIDFDMRLYKRLKLFTHAEAIGNENALRDGDLRVFIRLGSDYDQNYYEYEIPMTVTPWGVSNTDVNLIWPSENQMDFALQVLKEVKLERNRAYRNTGDPINEPYSVDRAGGRVTVVGAPNLGNVRTILIGVRNPKRRFASDVNDLGIPLSAEVWINELRLTDFDQDGGWAANARVAAKLADFANVSVTGSTSSIGWGSLDQSVSEFQQEQRYSYDLQTNVELGKFFNKDYGIRIPMFYGTSETWINPRFNPLDLDIEFDDALNNIEDPQDQDSLRMATQDYTRRRSINFTNVRKELNPNKGQRKPQIYDIENFSVSYSFSEVFRRNINTRFDINRQHAGNINYTYRARPKAVKPFNKVSWLQSDYLALIRDFNFYPYPKSFTAIASFDRNYTAMQMRNTDAILNDIPAELIGDIEPTYNKNFNLNRQYNLLFDITESLRFDYSARAGFRIDEVRGAPNSPENRDTIMQNLRDFGRPLTYHQQVTLNWQVPINKLPLMDFVTLTATYNGDYDWQAPSLATTRGSAQSSGNTQFNLNFGNTIQNNRQIQLNSSLNFNALYNKVPYLKKALAGGAGNNRSERRRPRGIPTPGQRSQQEDKKKGEDEDEPTVFDKILMEGAKFLMMVKSGSVNYSQSNGQVLPGFASSPTLLGMSEAGAAPGFWFTVGSQKDIRSKAADNEWLVKNPNLNSQYAKTSNRNLNMRLTAEPINSLRIVITAQQQGSSNLSSFFRADSTFHDITGEFDGYAFKNQNEFETQTFSSSWFMLNTAFEPLSAPEYNSAIYDQFRENRLIISQRLARQLEAADTIPGYSAELVGNADSSNYGYRYYSVSSQEVLIPAFIAAYSGLDAKSVELGFRRSSPLPNWQITYDGLSKMKLFKKYFASFTLSHAYRSTYTVSSVTTNLLRQKQRQDYPDELPLDINGDLLPQNQINSVSLSEQFAPLIGVNTKFKNNMTVRVEYKSDRTMMLSLTNNQITENRGSEWVIGAGYIIKDVKLKFIRMGSRRTNPVSNLELRADVGIRDNVILIRRILEDVDQPTSGQRVTTVKVSADYRLSQRVQTKIFYDLNMSRFKTSNAFPLTTNQFGISVRLNLGQ, encoded by the coding sequence TTGAGTTTACCTAAAAAATATCTCAGTCTTTTGGGCCTTTCGGTCCTGTTTATCATCTATTCCTTCACCTACAGAAGGAATGTAGCCGCTGATATCCTTTATATAGAAAACGGTTGGGACGAAGAGTGGAATCGTCGCTTAGCTCTTGCCGATACCAATGATCCTGATAGTATATTACCTTATCCTTTTGGAGGGAACGAATCTGGAGGAGTTTACGGAAATCAGCCTGGTAACTTCAAAGAAGAAGTTGAATACGATAAGGAATCAGGGAACTACTTTGTATACCGTCGTTACGGTAGATTTAGTTCTGCTCCGCCTGTGGTAATGACCCCCAGCGAGTACCGGGCTTATGTGGCCAAACAGCAGGCCCAGGATTATTGGAACTCGCGCAGTAAAAGTCAGGAAGCCCAGGAGGCAGAAGGTCGTGACCCTGCTAGTTCTATTATTCCGCAGATTACGATCGACAACGAGAACTTTGCTCGAATTTTTGGTTCCAATACCATTGATATCCGCCCTCAAGGTTTTGCGGAACTCACCTTTGGTGGTCGCTTCCAAAAAATTGACAATCCTATTATTCCTGAACGAAATCGAAATGTATTTACCTTCAATTTCGATCAGCGCATTCAGATGAACGTAAATGGGAGCATCGGTGAAAAGCTAAAGCTGAACGTAAATTACGACACTGAAGCCACCTTTGCCTTCGAGAATCAGGTGAAAGTTGAATTCACGGGCTTGGAGGATGATATCATCAAGAAAATCGAATTAGGTAACGTTAACCTTCCTCTAAACTCTTCATTAATCACTGGGGCCCAAAGTTTATTCGGGGTTAAAGGTCAATTCCAGTTTGGTAAATTGATGTTAACCGGAGTATTCTCGGAGCAAAGAAGTCAAACTTCTTCCATCAATATTCAAGGCGGGGCAACTACTACCGAATTTGAAATTTGGGGCGATCAATACGAGGCCAACCGTCACTATTTCCTTGCGCATTATTTCCGGGATAACTACGAAAGTTTCCTGCAAAACTCTCCACTGATTACCTCTCCGGTTCAGATCACCAAAGTGGAAGTATGGGTTACCAATAACCGACAGAATACTCAGGATACGCGAAACATCGTGGCCATGCTCGATTTAGGTGAGCGTGAGTTTCGTGCTTATCGCGATCAAAGCAGACCAGGTCCGGTGATTTTCCCTGGTCAAAATGGGTCTCAGTTTCCCGATAACTTGAGCAACCGATTAGATCCTTCTACCTTAAGTCAGGACTATCCTGGAGTGCGAGACATTTCTCAGGTAAATGCCGCTTTAACCGGTGCAGGCTTTAATGAGGCCACCGAATTTGTGGAATTGGCCAATGCCCGCAAACTGAATCCCAACGAATTTTACTTCCATCCCCAATTGGGTTATATCACCTTAAACTCTGCTTTGAACCAAGATGAGGTATTGGCGGTAGCCTTCCAATATACCGCTGGCGGCAGAACTTATCAGGTGGGTGAATTTAGTACGGATGGGGTTACGCCACCTAATAACCTGGTGGTGAAAATGTTGAAGAGCTTTATCCTCGATGTAAGAGCTCCCAACTGGGACCTGATGATGAAAAACGTTTATTCATTAAGCGCATTTCAAGTAGGTTCTGAAGATTTCCGTTTGCAAGTATTGTATCAGAATGATGAAACCGGAACACCGGTGCCCTTTTTACCTGAAAGTAGCCTGCGTTCTGATCTGCTCTTAAGAGTAATGGAACTGGATCGCCTGAACCAGAATAATGATGACCAGGCGGATGGTTTCTTCGACTTTATTCCTAATGTGACCATCTATCCTCAGAATGGTAGAATCTTCTTCCCGGTATTGGAACCCTTCGGTTCGAACCTGGAAAGAAAACTGGCCAATGATGAGGAAAAGGATAAATACGTATTCCAGGAGCTCTACGACTCTACCCGTTTTGTGGCGCAGAATGAAACTCGCTTAAATAAGTATTTGATCCGAGGACAGTTCAAGTCTTCATCTAGCAGCGAAATTCAATTAAATGCCTTTAACATCCCTCCAGGATCCGTATCGGTAACCGCTGGAGGTACTCGATTGGTAGAAGGTCAGGATTACCGGGTTGACTACAACTTGGGCAGGGTAACCATTTTGAATGAAGGAATTCTGAATTCCGGGGTGCCCATCAAAGTGGACTTTGAGAATAATGCCCTCTTTAATTTTCAGACGAAAACCTTCATGGGCTTAAATGCCGAATATCGCTTTAATGAGAATTTCAATTTAGGGGGTACAGTTGTTCATTTGAATGAGCGACCCCTAACCCAAAAGGTGAATATTGGGGATGAGCCTATCTCAAATACCATTATTGGCTTAAATGGAAATTACTCCAAGGATGCGCCCTATCTAACCCGAATGGTAGACGCGATTCCCTTTATTGACACTAAAGAAAGTTCCAATTTATTGGTGAGTGCAGAGGTGGCGCAAATGATTCCAGGCAGTCCGCGCGGAATTAAAATTAACGGAGAGCAAACCACCTTCTTGGATGATTTCGAATCCAGTCAAACCACAATTGATATTCGTAATCCATCGGCTTGGAAATTGGCCTCTACCCCTGCCGGCCAGCCTGATGTTTTCCCCGAAGCTACTGTTAACAGCATTGCTTATGGTTTTAACCGAGCTCGCATAGCCTGGTATACCATCGACCCGCTTTTTCATAATGATGAGGCTCGTACTCCGGACAATATTCGAAACGATAAAGATCTTCAATCTACCAATGACGTGCGGGAAGTACTGGTAGATGAGGTATTCCCAAATTTGGAATTGGATAACAGCCAGCCCAGAAATATTGCCACTCTGGATTTAGCCTATTATCCTCGTGAGCGAGGACCCTATAATTACGATGTGGAGCCCACCGCTTATTCGGCCGGTTTAAATGCAGATGGAACTTTACGTGAGCCTGAAAGTCGTTGGGGTGGTATTATGCGCGATGTAAGCGTAACCAACTTCGAGGAGCAGAATATTGAGTTTATCCAATTCTGGATGATGAACCCCTTCGTGGGAGTAGATAATCCACCCACCGGGGGTGATTTGTACTTTAACCTGGGTAGTGTTTCAGAAGATATTTTACGAGATGGCGTTCAGGCCATTGAAAACAGTATTCCGGTAAATGGAGATTTGAGCAAGCTCGATTCTACCCGTTGGGGATATGCGACTAATGTTCGTCCTCCGGTAGTAGCCTTCGATGCAGATCCTACCGCTCGTGATATTCAGGATGTGGGTTATGACCTCCTAAATGACGAACAGGAAAGGGTATGGGCTAATGATACCGATTATGCCAACTATATACAGCGTGTAATCTCTGCTTTTGGGGATGCTTCTCCGGCATATGCCCGAGCGAATGCGGATCCTGCTTCCGATAACTTCCAATATTACCGTGGCTCAACTTTGGATGATGCGCAAGCCAATATCCTTGAGCGTTATAAGGCTTTCAACAACCCTGAAGGAAACTCGAATCCCACTCCAGTTGGCGGGGTATCGGCTTTTGCCACCAACTTGCCCGACATTGAAGATATTAACCGTGATCAAACTTTAAGTAAGGCCGAAACCTATTATCAGTATAAGGTAAGTATTCGACCTCGCGATTTGCGCGAAGTAGGGCAGAACTACATTACCGACATGGATACGGTGATGTCGCCTGAGCAGCCTAACGGTCAGCGCTACACCACCCATTGGATTCAATTTAAGATTCCTATTTACGATCCAGAAAAAACCGTTGGTCCGATTAATGACTTCCGCTCCATTCGTTTTATCCGGACCTTCATGAAGAACTTCGGTTCTGATGTGGTACTGCGTTTTGCACGAATGGAATTGGTTCGAGGAGAATGGAGACGTTATCAATTCGCCTTGGATGGTACTCGTGATCGCCTCACTAATGATGATCAGAACAACACTATTTTTGAGGTGAATGCCGTGAACATCGAACAAAACGGATCGCGTTTGCCGGTGCCTTATGTATTGCCTCCGGGAATCGATCGTCAGGTATTATTTGGAACTACCTCGGCCAACCAGCAAAACGAACAAGCTCTTTCCTTACGCATTGTAAATCTCGAAGACGGAGATGCCCGGGCGGTATTCCGGAATATTGATTTCGACATGCGTTTATACAAGCGTTTGAAACTCTTTACGCACGCGGAAGCGATTGGTAATGAAAATGCCTTGCGTGATGGCGACCTCCGAGTATTTATTCGTTTGGGTAGCGATTACGATCAGAACTATTACGAGTATGAAATCCCCATGACTGTTACACCTTGGGGAGTTAGCAATACTGATGTAAATCTGATTTGGCCTTCTGAAAACCAAATGGATTTTGCCTTACAGGTACTCAAGGAAGTGAAGCTGGAACGGAATCGGGCTTATCGCAATACCGGTGACCCCATTAATGAACCCTATTCAGTAGATCGGGCCGGAGGGCGAGTAACCGTAGTTGGAGCTCCTAACTTAGGGAATGTGCGTACCATTTTAATTGGAGTGCGAAATCCAAAACGCCGATTTGCATCAGATGTAAATGATTTAGGAATTCCACTGAGCGCGGAGGTATGGATCAACGAATTGCGATTAACCGACTTTGACCAAGATGGGGGCTGGGCTGCTAATGCTCGAGTGGCTGCAAAACTGGCCGACTTTGCCAATGTTTCCGTTACAGGTAGTACCAGTTCTATAGGTTGGGGATCACTCGATCAATCAGTAAGTGAGTTCCAACAGGAGCAGCGTTATTCCTACGATCTCCAAACCAATGTTGAGTTAGGTAAATTCTTCAATAAGGATTACGGTATCCGGATTCCCATGTTCTATGGTACCAGCGAAACCTGGATTAACCCACGCTTTAATCCTTTGGATCTGGATATTGAATTTGATGATGCTCTTAATAATATCGAAGATCCGCAAGATCAGGATTCCTTGCGTATGGCGACTCAAGATTATACGCGTCGTCGCTCCATAAACTTTACCAATGTTCGTAAGGAACTTAATCCCAATAAAGGGCAACGCAAGCCTCAGATCTACGACATTGAGAACTTCTCGGTGAGCTATTCCTTCTCTGAAGTCTTCCGACGTAATATCAATACGCGCTTTGATATTAATCGTCAGCATGCCGGTAATATTAATTATACTTACCGGGCCCGACCCAAGGCAGTAAAACCCTTCAATAAGGTAAGTTGGTTGCAGAGTGATTATTTGGCTTTAATCCGCGACTTTAATTTCTATCCATATCCTAAGAGCTTTACCGCGATTGCCAGCTTTGATCGAAACTATACCGCTATGCAAATGCGGAATACCGATGCGATCCTCAATGATATACCAGCAGAGTTAATCGGTGATATTGAGCCCACTTACAATAAGAACTTCAACCTGAATCGTCAGTATAACCTCTTATTCGATATTACGGAGTCTCTGCGTTTCGATTACAGTGCACGCGCTGGTTTCAGGATTGATGAGGTGAGGGGAGCCCCCAATTCGCCGGAAAACCGAGATACCATCATGCAGAATCTGCGTGATTTTGGACGCCCCTTAACCTATCACCAACAGGTAACTTTAAACTGGCAGGTTCCTATCAATAAATTACCATTGATGGACTTCGTTACCTTAACCGCTACTTATAATGGTGATTACGACTGGCAAGCTCCGTCTCTGGCTACTACCAGAGGTTCGGCACAATCTTCTGGCAATACACAGTTTAACCTGAACTTCGGGAATACCATTCAGAACAACCGTCAAATCCAGCTAAATAGCTCCTTAAACTTTAATGCCCTCTACAATAAGGTGCCTTATCTTAAAAAGGCCTTGGCTGGAGGAGCCGGTAATAATCGGAGTGAAAGACGTCGTCCGCGTGGCATACCCACTCCAGGTCAACGCAGCCAGCAAGAGGATAAAAAGAAAGGTGAGGATGAAGATGAGCCCACAGTATTTGATAAGATATTGATGGAGGGTGCCAAATTCCTGATGATGGTGAAATCGGGTTCGGTGAACTACAGTCAATCAAATGGTCAGGTGCTTCCGGGCTTTGCTTCCAGTCCAACGCTCTTAGGAATGTCTGAAGCGGGTGCCGCGCCAGGTTTCTGGTTTACGGTGGGTTCTCAAAAAGATATACGTTCTAAAGCGGCAGATAACGAATGGCTGGTGAAAAACCCCAATTTGAACAGCCAATATGCAAAGACAAGCAATCGCAATCTGAATATGCGTTTAACTGCTGAACCAATCAATTCACTTAGGATTGTGATAACGGCTCAGCAACAGGGAAGTAGTAACTTAAGTTCCTTCTTTAGGGCGGATAGCACATTCCATGATATTACCGGGGAGTTTGATGGCTATGCTTTTAAAAATCAGAATGAGTTCGAAACTCAAACTTTCTCCAGTTCCTGGTTTATGCTTAACACGGCCTTCGAACCATTGAGCGCACCGGAATACAATTCGGCTATCTATGATCAGTTCCGCGAGAATCGCTTGATTATATCTCAGCGTTTAGCTCGTCAATTAGAGGCAGCCGATACAATTCCTGGCTATTCTGCCGAATTGGTAGGTAATGCAGATTCTTCCAATTACGGATACCGTTATTACAGCGTTAGCTCTCAGGAGGTGTTAATCCCTGCCTTTATTGCGGCCTATTCGGGATTAGATGCGAAATCAGTGGAATTAGGCTTCCGCCGAAGTAGCCCCTTACCCAACTGGCAGATTACCTATGATGGTTTGAGTAAGATGAAGCTTTTCAAAAAGTACTTTGCCAGCTTTACCTTGAGTCATGCTTATCGCTCAACTTACACCGTTTCTTCAGTAACTACCAACTTGCTGCGTCAGAAGCAGCGTCAAGATTATCCAGATGAATTGCCCTTGGATATTAATGGAGACCTCTTACCTCAGAATCAGATCAATTCAGTAAGCTTAAGTGAGCAATTCGCCCCATTAATTGGAGTGAACACTAAGTTCAAGAACAATATGACGGTTAGGGTAGAGTATAAGAGCGATCGGACCATGATGCTGAGCCTTACCAATAATCAGATTACGGAGAATCGCGGTAGTGAATGGGTAATCGGTGCGGGCTACATTATTAAGGATGTAAAATTGAAATTCATTCGTATGGGTTCTCGTCGTACCAATCCGGTTTCGAACTTAGAGTTGAGAGCAGATGTAGGAATTCGGGATAATGTGATTTTAATTCGTCGGATTTTGGAGGATGTAGATCAGCCTACTTCAGGACAAAGAGTAACCACGGTTAAAGTATCGGCAGATTATCGCCTCAGTCAAAGGGTACAAACCAAAATCTTCTACGACCTTAATATGTCGCGATTTAAGACTTCTAATGCCTTCCCGCTTACTACGAATCAATTTGGAATTAGTGTAAGGTTGAATTTGGGTCAATAA
- the ruvA gene encoding Holliday junction branch migration protein RuvA: MLHHIRGKLIEVKPTEAIIDCQGLGYQVNISLHTYSAIAHQKELMLFLHPIYKEDSQTLYGFSSKQERDVFVHLISVSGVGGNTARTILSSLSPIEVIAGIGREDVALLQSVKGIGAKTAQRVIIDLKDKLAPLADEVEAVGANPSIKAEAIAALEVLGYPARQSERVLSKLLQDPAISSIEELIKAALKKL, translated from the coding sequence ATGTTGCATCATATCCGCGGGAAATTAATTGAGGTAAAACCTACTGAGGCAATCATTGATTGTCAGGGGCTTGGCTACCAGGTGAACATATCTTTGCATACCTATTCAGCCATCGCTCACCAGAAGGAACTCATGCTTTTCTTACATCCTATTTATAAAGAAGATTCTCAAACTCTTTATGGATTTTCAAGCAAGCAGGAACGCGATGTTTTTGTGCATCTAATTTCTGTAAGTGGAGTAGGAGGGAATACAGCTCGTACCATCCTTAGCAGTTTAAGTCCAATAGAAGTTATTGCCGGTATAGGTAGAGAGGATGTAGCGCTCTTACAGTCTGTGAAAGGGATAGGAGCGAAAACCGCTCAGCGAGTAATTATCGACCTGAAAGATAAACTGGCACCTCTGGCCGATGAAGTAGAAGCCGTAGGAGCGAATCCAAGTATAAAAGCGGAGGCTATTGCTGCCCTGGAAGTGCTTGGATACCCTGCCCGCCAATCTGAACGTGTATTAAGTAAACTCTTGCAGGACCCTGCAATTTCGAGTATTGAAGAACTCATTAAAGCTGCCCTGAAAAAACTTTGA
- a CDS encoding VanZ family protein yields the protein MRKPNKIISYTPALLWGFLISYLTLIPGKEIPSALASLNDKLLHASIFFFTAALIIMAMTRYQFKRSLSKLRLAGIWIVCVTYGALIEILQNDFVPGRTGDWMDFWANSFGAGIAVLLWLLFQGRRA from the coding sequence GTGCGGAAACCCAATAAGATAATATCCTATACCCCAGCATTGCTCTGGGGTTTTTTAATTTCCTACCTCACGCTGATTCCCGGTAAGGAAATACCTAGTGCATTGGCCAGTCTCAATGACAAGCTTTTGCATGCTTCCATCTTTTTTTTCACCGCCGCGCTAATAATCATGGCCATGACCCGTTATCAATTTAAGCGGAGTCTCAGCAAGCTACGATTAGCCGGCATCTGGATTGTTTGCGTTACCTATGGGGCGCTGATAGAGATTTTGCAAAATGACTTTGTTCCCGGTCGAACCGGAGACTGGATGGACTTTTGGGCCAACAGTTTCGGAGCCGGTATAGCGGTGTTGCTGTGGCTTTTGTTTCAAGGCCGCAGGGCCTGA
- the gcvH gene encoding glycine cleavage system protein GcvH: MNIPNDLKYTKDHEWVRIDGEVATVGITDFAQGELGDIVFVEVETEGESLDREETFGSVEAVKTVSDLFMPVSGEVIEFNEEIESSPELVNEDPYGKGWMIKIQLSDPSEVDDLLDADAYGELVG, translated from the coding sequence ATGAATATTCCAAATGATTTGAAATATACCAAGGACCACGAATGGGTTCGTATCGATGGCGAAGTAGCTACCGTTGGTATTACAGATTTTGCTCAGGGAGAATTGGGCGATATCGTATTTGTAGAAGTTGAAACCGAAGGAGAAAGCCTGGATCGCGAAGAAACATTCGGATCTGTGGAAGCGGTAAAAACAGTATCTGATCTGTTTATGCCTGTGTCTGGAGAGGTGATTGAATTCAATGAAGAGATTGAAAGCAGTCCTGAACTGGTAAATGAAGATCCTTACGGCAAAGGCTGGATGATCAAAATTCAATTGAGCGATCCATCAGAAGTAGATGATTTGCTTGATGCTGATGCTTACGGCGAATTAGTGGGTTAA